From one Synechocystis sp. PCC 6803 substr. PCC-P genomic stretch:
- a CDS encoding phycobiliprotein lyase — MKPVAPRSFFAMDFLEFITAWEGKWLSQRTNYSFEQNEAGNAKSDVTVQRWDSQTELGRSLLERAGLKNQGELILLQLSWDNSVDWGKSKQKGTIYYGFLPDADHGDRGQLWRGTTNSNLAFLRGDYHLGSDECLTLNLGDGETSLTERHWYASPNLRLRTSLIQQGEGYSHSAFYSDIRRLPPAE, encoded by the coding sequence ATGAAGCCTGTTGCCCCAAGAAGCTTTTTCGCTATGGATTTTTTGGAATTTATCACCGCCTGGGAAGGAAAATGGCTTTCCCAACGTACTAATTATAGTTTTGAGCAAAATGAAGCGGGCAATGCCAAATCCGATGTGACGGTGCAAAGGTGGGATAGTCAAACTGAGCTTGGGCGATCGCTCCTGGAGCGGGCCGGGTTAAAAAATCAAGGGGAGTTAATCCTGCTACAACTGAGTTGGGATAATTCCGTAGACTGGGGCAAGTCCAAACAAAAGGGCACCATCTATTATGGCTTTTTACCCGATGCTGACCATGGAGATCGGGGTCAACTATGGCGGGGCACAACGAATTCCAACTTGGCTTTCCTAAGGGGTGATTATCATTTAGGTTCTGATGAATGTTTGACCCTAAATCTAGGGGATGGGGAGACTAGTTTAACGGAAAGGCATTGGTATGCTAGTCCTAATCTCCGACTCCGCACCAGTTTGATCCAGCAGGGAGAAGGTTATAGTCATAGTGCCTTCTATTCTGATATTCGTCGTTTGCCTCCGGCAGAGTAA
- the dnaA gene encoding chromosomal replication initiator protein DnaA translates to MVSCENLWQQALAILATQLTKPAFDTWIKASVLISLGDGVATIQVENGFVLNHLQKSYGPLLMEVLTDLTGQEITVKLITDGLEPHSLIGQESSLPMETTPKNATALNGKYTFSRFVVGPTNRMAHAASLAVAESPGREFNPLFLCGGVGLGKTHLMQAIAHYRLEMYPNAKVYYVSTERFTNDLITAIRQDNMEDFRSYYRSADFLLIDDIQFIKGKEYTQEEFFHTFNSLHEAGKQVVVASDRAPQRIPGLQDRLISRFSMGLIADIQVPDLETRMAILQKKAEYDRIRLPKEVIEYIASHYTSNIRELEGALIRAIAYTSLSNVAMTVENIAPVLNPPVEKVAAAPETIITIVAQHYQLKVEELLSNSRRREVSLARQVGMYLMRQHTDLSLPRIGEAFGGKDHTTVMYSCDKITQLQQKDWETSQTLTSLSHRINIAGQAPES, encoded by the coding sequence ATGGTCTCCTGCGAAAATCTTTGGCAACAGGCCCTAGCAATCCTGGCAACCCAGTTAACCAAACCGGCCTTTGACACTTGGATCAAAGCATCAGTCCTAATTTCCTTGGGGGATGGGGTGGCCACCATTCAGGTGGAGAATGGTTTTGTCCTGAACCATCTGCAAAAAAGCTATGGACCACTGCTGATGGAGGTACTGACGGATTTAACAGGCCAGGAGATCACGGTGAAGCTCATTACCGATGGCTTGGAACCCCATAGCTTAATTGGCCAGGAGTCTTCTCTGCCCATGGAGACCACCCCTAAAAATGCCACAGCGCTCAATGGTAAATATACTTTTTCTCGTTTTGTGGTGGGGCCCACCAATCGCATGGCCCATGCGGCATCTTTGGCTGTAGCAGAATCCCCCGGACGGGAATTTAATCCTCTTTTTCTCTGTGGCGGCGTTGGTCTAGGCAAAACCCACCTCATGCAGGCGATCGCCCATTACCGACTGGAAATGTACCCTAACGCCAAGGTTTATTACGTTTCCACAGAAAGATTTACCAATGATCTGATCACGGCCATCCGCCAGGACAATATGGAGGATTTCCGAAGCTATTACCGCAGTGCAGACTTTCTACTCATTGACGACATTCAATTTATTAAGGGCAAGGAGTACACCCAAGAGGAGTTTTTCCACACCTTCAACAGTCTCCACGAAGCGGGCAAACAAGTGGTTGTAGCCTCCGACCGTGCTCCCCAAAGGATTCCTGGCTTACAGGACCGGCTCATTTCCCGTTTTTCCATGGGCTTAATTGCCGATATCCAGGTGCCAGATTTGGAAACCCGCATGGCCATTCTGCAAAAAAAGGCTGAGTACGACAGGATTCGTCTGCCCAAGGAGGTCATTGAGTATATTGCTTCCCATTACACTTCCAACATCCGGGAACTGGAAGGAGCCCTGATCCGGGCGATCGCCTACACGTCCCTATCGAACGTGGCCATGACAGTGGAAAACATTGCGCCGGTGCTCAATCCCCCGGTGGAAAAGGTGGCCGCCGCCCCGGAGACCATCATCACCATTGTGGCCCAGCATTATCAGTTAAAGGTTGAAGAACTACTCAGTAACTCCCGCCGTCGGGAAGTTAGCCTGGCGCGTCAAGTGGGGATGTATTTAATGCGTCAGCACACAGACCTGAGTTTGCCTCGCATTGGGGAAGCCTTTGGCGGGAAAGACCACACCACCGTGATGTACAGTTGCGACAAAATAACCCAGCTCCAGCAAAAAGATTGGGAGACCAGTCAGACCCTCACTAGCCTCAGTCATCGCATCAATATTGCCGGCCAAGCCCCGGAATCCTAG
- a CDS encoding IS630 transposase-related protein, whose protein sequence is MAYSLDLRQRVVAYIEAGGKITEASKIYKIGKVSIYRWLNRVDLSPTKVERRHRKLDWEALKKDVEENPDARLIDRAKKFGVRPSAVYYALKKMKINRKKKNYVIEKETGRNELSTIEC, encoded by the coding sequence ATGGCTTACAGTTTAGATTTGAGGCAAAGAGTAGTAGCTTATATAGAAGCTGGAGGAAAAATAACTGAGGCTTCCAAGATATATAAAATAGGAAAAGTCTCGATATACAGATGGTTAAATAGAGTAGATTTAAGCCCAACAAAAGTAGAGCGTCGCCATAGGAAATTAGACTGGGAAGCTCTAAAAAAAGACGTAGAAGAAAATCCCGATGCAAGATTGATAGACAGAGCCAAGAAATTTGGAGTGAGGCCGAGTGCCGTATATTACGCATTAAAGAAAATGAAAATAAACAGAAAAAAAAAGAACTATGTTATCGAGAAAGAAACCGGGAGGAACGAGTTAAGTACTATAGAATGTTAA
- the psbC gene encoding photosystem II reaction center protein CP43, whose protein sequence is MVTLSNTSMVGGRDLPSTGFAWWSGNARLINLSGKLLGAHVAHAGLIVFWAGAMTLFEVAHFIPEKPMYEQGLILLPHIATLGWGVGPAGEVTDIFPFFVVGVLHLISSAVLGLGGIYHALRGPEVLEEYSSFFGYDWKDKNQMTNIIGYHLILLGCGALLLVFKAMFFGGVYDTWAPGGGDVRVITNPTLNPAIIFGYLLKAPFGGEGWIISVNNMEDIIGGHIWIGLICISGGIWHILTKPFGWARRALIWSGEAYLSYSLGALSLMGFIASVFVWFNNTAYPSEFYGPTGMEASQSQAFTFLVRDQRLGANIASAQGPTGLGKYLMRSPSGEIIFGGETMRFWDFRGPWLEPLRGPNGLDLDKLRNDIQPWQVRRAAEYMTHAPLGSLNSVGGVITDVNSFNYVSPRAWLATSHFVLGFFFLVGHLWHAGRARAAAAGFEKGIDRETEPTLFMPDLD, encoded by the coding sequence GTGGTAACGCTCTCTAATACTTCGATGGTGGGGGGACGTGACCTTCCCTCTACCGGTTTTGCTTGGTGGTCGGGAAATGCCCGGCTGATTAATCTTTCCGGTAAATTACTTGGTGCCCACGTGGCCCACGCCGGTTTGATCGTTTTCTGGGCTGGGGCCATGACCCTATTTGAAGTTGCCCACTTCATTCCCGAAAAACCCATGTATGAGCAGGGTTTAATCCTCCTGCCCCATATTGCGACCCTGGGCTGGGGCGTTGGTCCCGCTGGAGAAGTGACTGATATTTTCCCCTTCTTCGTAGTAGGGGTGCTGCACTTAATTTCTTCCGCAGTTTTAGGTCTTGGGGGTATTTACCATGCCCTCCGTGGCCCGGAAGTATTGGAAGAGTATTCCAGCTTCTTTGGCTATGACTGGAAAGATAAAAACCAGATGACCAACATCATTGGCTACCACTTGATCCTGTTGGGTTGTGGTGCTCTGTTACTGGTCTTTAAAGCCATGTTCTTTGGCGGTGTATACGACACCTGGGCCCCCGGTGGTGGGGACGTACGGGTGATCACTAACCCCACCCTCAACCCGGCGATTATCTTCGGCTATCTGCTGAAAGCGCCCTTTGGGGGAGAAGGTTGGATCATCAGTGTCAACAACATGGAAGACATCATCGGTGGTCACATCTGGATCGGTTTGATCTGTATTTCCGGTGGTATCTGGCACATTCTGACCAAACCCTTTGGCTGGGCTCGCCGGGCTCTGATTTGGTCTGGGGAAGCTTATCTTTCCTACAGCTTGGGTGCTTTGTCTTTAATGGGCTTCATTGCCTCCGTATTTGTTTGGTTTAACAACACTGCCTATCCCAGTGAATTCTATGGCCCCACCGGCATGGAAGCCTCCCAATCCCAAGCCTTCACCTTCCTGGTGCGGGACCAACGGTTAGGTGCCAACATTGCTTCTGCCCAAGGCCCCACTGGTTTGGGTAAATACCTGATGCGTTCTCCTTCTGGGGAAATCATCTTCGGCGGTGAAACCATGCGTTTCTGGGACTTCCGTGGTCCTTGGTTGGAGCCCCTCCGTGGACCCAACGGTTTGGATTTGGACAAACTCCGCAATGACATTCAGCCCTGGCAAGTACGTCGGGCCGCTGAATACATGACCCATGCTCCCCTTGGTTCCTTGAACTCTGTGGGTGGGGTTATTACCGACGTTAACTCCTTTAACTACGTATCTCCCCGGGCTTGGTTGGCTACTTCCCACTTTGTCCTTGGCTTCTTCTTCTTAGTTGGTCACCTCTGGCATGCTGGTCGTGCTCGGGCGGCGGCCGCTGGGTTTGAAAAAGGTATTGACCGGGAAACGGAACCCACGTTGTTCATGCCTGACCTCGACTAG
- a CDS encoding YkvA family protein: protein MKFSLESLYGWYRQMLNHPRYRWWIVLGSLVYLLSPIDFLPDVFPVLGWIDDGLIATLLVSEISQMVLTGLKNKTTKQEKDAPQETVVVDVVDVVGQDVAHS from the coding sequence ATGAAATTTTCCCTCGAGTCTCTCTATGGTTGGTACCGTCAAATGCTGAACCATCCCCGGTACCGTTGGTGGATTGTCCTCGGCTCCTTGGTGTATCTCCTCAGTCCCATCGATTTTCTGCCCGACGTTTTCCCCGTACTTGGTTGGATTGACGATGGTTTAATTGCCACTTTGCTGGTATCGGAAATTTCCCAAATGGTTCTCACTGGCTTAAAAAACAAGACAACCAAGCAGGAAAAGGATGCCCCCCAGGAAACCGTGGTGGTGGATGTGGTGGATGTGGTGGGACAGGACGTGGCCCACAGTTAA
- a CDS encoding YidH family protein: MDNYPPTPEPYNLANELAKERNRAAAERTLMAWIRTSLSLISFGVGIDRIVAAIHGAFPGGRNGFHLSRTLGLSFIIIGTLALLAAAINHRQDLKHIERGRFTYQSRLSISFVVAIALVVVGTFAFLAIMFQSF, encoded by the coding sequence ATGGATAATTATCCCCCAACTCCAGAGCCCTATAACTTAGCCAATGAATTGGCCAAGGAACGGAATCGGGCCGCCGCAGAAAGGACATTAATGGCTTGGATTCGCACCAGCCTTTCTTTGATCAGTTTTGGCGTGGGCATTGACCGTATTGTCGCTGCCATCCATGGCGCGTTTCCGGGGGGCAGAAATGGTTTTCACCTATCCCGGACTTTGGGTTTATCCTTTATTATCATTGGCACCTTAGCCCTACTGGCGGCGGCCATTAATCACCGTCAGGATTTAAAGCACATTGAACGGGGACGTTTCACTTACCAGTCCCGTCTTTCCATTAGTTTTGTGGTGGCGATCGCCTTGGTGGTGGTGGGAACCTTTGCTTTTTTAGCAATCATGTTCCAATCGTTTTAG
- a CDS encoding LmbP protein, producing the protein MLISRAPVRISFFGGGTDYPEYFLQHGGAVLATAIDKFSYVTASPFLSHLFDYSIRVSYRKVELVKNPSEMEHVVFRECLKFCGLEKDIELHNVADLPAFTGLGSSSAFTVSLLQALHSFKGEFIRPLDLAYEAIYVERHLVKDKVGCQDQLMAAMGGFNLVEFRKEDDIVVSRVTMAPERMAEFEEHIFIVFTGIKRRAANVVEKQLKRVGDNRETLKLMRAMVDKGWDILTSNQCLSAFGELLDQAWQAKRSLDVGISNGDIDRIYQQGREAGAWGGKLLGAGAGGFMLFFAPPSVHPRLAETFKDHQVLSVKINAPGSQIIFS; encoded by the coding sequence ATGCTGATTTCCCGTGCCCCTGTCCGCATTAGTTTTTTTGGTGGGGGAACCGATTATCCTGAGTATTTTCTCCAGCATGGTGGTGCGGTTCTAGCTACGGCAATCGACAAATTTTCCTACGTTACTGCTAGTCCTTTTCTGAGTCATTTATTTGACTATTCCATTCGCGTTTCCTACCGCAAAGTGGAATTGGTTAAAAATCCTAGCGAAATGGAGCACGTGGTTTTTCGGGAATGCTTGAAATTCTGTGGTTTAGAAAAAGATATTGAGCTTCATAACGTGGCGGATTTACCAGCTTTTACCGGTCTGGGGTCTTCCTCTGCTTTTACGGTTTCCTTGCTCCAGGCTCTGCACTCTTTTAAAGGGGAATTTATCCGTCCTTTGGATTTAGCCTATGAAGCCATTTATGTCGAAAGGCATTTGGTCAAAGACAAGGTGGGTTGTCAGGATCAACTAATGGCCGCCATGGGGGGATTTAACTTGGTGGAATTTCGCAAGGAAGACGATATTGTGGTCAGTCGGGTCACCATGGCCCCGGAAAGGATGGCGGAGTTTGAAGAACATATTTTTATTGTTTTTACCGGCATTAAACGGCGGGCAGCCAATGTGGTGGAAAAGCAATTAAAAAGGGTGGGTGATAATCGAGAAACCCTGAAACTGATGCGTGCCATGGTGGACAAAGGTTGGGACATTTTAACTAGTAACCAATGTTTGTCAGCCTTCGGAGAATTATTGGATCAAGCCTGGCAGGCAAAGCGAAGTTTAGATGTGGGCATTTCCAATGGCGACATTGACCGCATTTACCAACAGGGAAGGGAAGCCGGGGCCTGGGGCGGTAAATTGCTGGGGGCTGGAGCAGGGGGTTTTATGTTATTTTTTGCCCCCCCATCAGTGCATCCCCGTTTGGCGGAAACTTTTAAGGATCATCAAGTCTTGTCGGTAAAAATTAATGCCCCTGGTTCCCAGATCATCTTCTCTTAG
- a CDS encoding serine hydrolase: MAFFKEDPALGDMAQAILETTWQTFPQLQRDQIALTWLVYDAPVVVNTGGAIAANEFWQYPVRGFSYRGIERIYPASVVKLFYLVAMAEWLEGGMVNDSPELDRAVRDMIVDSSNDATSLVVDILTGTSSGPMLPPGPFETWQQQRNIVNRYFQSLGWEELQNINVNQKTWGDGYYGRERAFVGELYEQRNMLTTNAVARLLHSIIGGVAVSSTRSQQMMQLLKRDLTAAPAPLGEDNQITGFLGEPLPKDAQMWSKAGWTSQVRHDCAYIEIPHQSPYLLVVFTENSALAGNRRLLPFISQAFANAH, translated from the coding sequence ATGGCATTTTTTAAAGAAGACCCGGCTTTGGGGGATATGGCCCAGGCTATTCTCGAAACTACTTGGCAAACTTTCCCCCAACTTCAGCGGGATCAAATTGCCTTGACTTGGTTGGTTTATGACGCTCCAGTGGTGGTTAATACCGGGGGGGCGATCGCCGCCAATGAGTTTTGGCAATATCCGGTGCGGGGTTTTAGTTATCGGGGCATTGAACGTATTTATCCCGCCAGTGTGGTGAAATTGTTTTACCTGGTGGCCATGGCGGAATGGTTGGAAGGAGGCATGGTGAATGATTCCCCGGAGTTGGACCGGGCCGTGCGGGATATGATTGTGGACTCCAGCAACGATGCCACTAGCTTAGTGGTAGATATACTCACTGGCACCAGCAGTGGGCCCATGTTACCCCCCGGACCCTTTGAAACTTGGCAGCAACAACGCAATATTGTGAACCGTTATTTTCAATCCTTGGGCTGGGAGGAGTTGCAGAATATTAATGTCAACCAAAAGACCTGGGGTGATGGTTACTATGGCCGGGAAAGGGCCTTTGTGGGGGAACTTTACGAACAGCGCAACATGTTAACCACCAATGCTGTGGCCAGGTTATTACACAGTATCATTGGCGGGGTGGCGGTGTCCTCAACCCGTTCCCAACAAATGATGCAATTACTTAAACGAGATTTAACGGCCGCTCCGGCTCCTTTGGGGGAAGATAACCAAATTACCGGTTTTCTCGGTGAACCATTGCCTAAAGATGCCCAAATGTGGTCTAAGGCCGGTTGGACCAGCCAGGTGCGCCATGATTGTGCCTACATTGAAATTCCCCACCAGAGTCCCTATCTTTTGGTGGTGTTCACGGAAAATTCTGCCCTCGCTGGCAATCGCCGCCTATTGCCGTTTATTTCCCAAGCCTTTGCCAATGCCCACTAA
- the purT gene encoding phosphoribosylglycinamide formyltransferase 2, with the protein MANPVTLPQTFLLLGSGELGKEFTIAAQRLGNRVIAVDRYPDAPAMQVAQVAEVISMLDGNALEAVVKKYQPDWIVPEVEAIRTEKLLELEAGGYRVIPTAQATNLTMNRDRIRELAAQQLGVRTARYNYATSLAELEEVSQAIGFPNVVKPVMSSSGKGQSVVNNAGEVQQAWSAAIAGARGDQTKVIVEEFIPFELEITLLTIRQWQGETLFCDPIGHRQERGDYQESWQPAPLTQRQLAQAQAIAKTVTDALGGAGIFGVEFFITPEEVIFSELSPRPHDTGMVTLISQNLNEFELHLRAILGLPIPQIKQTGPAASAVILALEAGEKLSYAGLAEALTESGTDVRLFGKPNARPHRRLGVALAQAESVDAARRLAQTVAEKVIVQTE; encoded by the coding sequence ATGGCCAATCCTGTCACTTTGCCCCAAACTTTTCTGTTACTCGGCTCTGGGGAATTGGGCAAGGAATTTACCATTGCCGCCCAGAGATTGGGCAATCGGGTCATTGCGGTGGACCGTTATCCGGATGCGCCAGCCATGCAGGTGGCCCAGGTTGCCGAAGTCATTTCTATGTTGGATGGGAATGCCCTGGAAGCAGTGGTAAAAAAATATCAGCCGGATTGGATTGTGCCAGAAGTGGAGGCCATCCGCACGGAAAAATTGTTGGAGCTGGAAGCCGGGGGCTATCGGGTCATTCCCACCGCCCAAGCCACCAATCTGACCATGAACCGGGACCGGATTCGGGAGTTGGCCGCCCAACAGTTGGGGGTACGTACTGCCCGTTACAATTACGCCACCAGTTTGGCCGAGTTAGAGGAGGTAAGCCAGGCCATTGGTTTTCCCAATGTGGTCAAGCCGGTCATGTCTTCTTCGGGTAAGGGGCAATCTGTAGTTAACAATGCAGGAGAGGTGCAACAGGCCTGGTCAGCGGCGATCGCCGGAGCGAGGGGGGATCAGACCAAGGTGATTGTGGAGGAATTTATTCCCTTCGAGTTGGAAATTACGCTCTTAACTATCCGCCAATGGCAGGGAGAAACTCTGTTTTGTGATCCCATTGGCCACCGCCAAGAACGGGGAGACTATCAAGAATCATGGCAACCAGCCCCCTTAACCCAAAGGCAACTAGCCCAGGCCCAGGCGATCGCCAAAACCGTTACCGATGCTCTGGGGGGGGCGGGTATTTTTGGAGTGGAATTTTTCATTACCCCGGAGGAAGTGATTTTTTCCGAATTGTCCCCCCGGCCCCATGACACTGGCATGGTTACCCTCATTTCCCAAAACTTGAACGAATTTGAGCTACATTTGCGGGCCATTTTAGGTTTACCCATTCCTCAAATTAAACAAACGGGGCCCGCCGCCAGCGCAGTTATCCTCGCTCTAGAAGCTGGGGAAAAGCTTAGTTACGCCGGATTAGCAGAAGCTTTAACAGAATCCGGCACCGATGTGCGTTTATTTGGTAAGCCCAATGCCAGACCCCATAGGCGTTTAGGAGTTGCCCTAGCCCAGGCAGAATCGGTCGATGCAGCCCGACGTTTAGCCCAAACTGTGGCGGAAAAGGTAATAGTGCAAACAGAATAA
- the clcA gene encoding H(+)/Cl(-) exchange transporter ClcA, with protein sequence MAADFETSNRRWLDKLPRNLTDSARSLHPRTLVAAIVVGLITGVLGAGFKSAVNNMLQWRSQLAQILAPIPPLAWLVTALISGGMVALSFWLMKRFAPDTSGSGIPQIEGHLEGKLPLVWQRVLPIKLVGGFLSLGAGMLAGFEGPTIQMGGSIGQMTGGWFKATQENQRILIAVGAGAGLATAFNAPLAGVALIGEEMHPRFRSQTLAYHSLLFGCVMATIILRMIRGQSAIISLTEFKRVPLDSLWMFIILGILFGVMGYTFNRGLFKVLDWFDRLPPLATKWKGFLLGSIIGILSLFPLPLTDGGDNAVLWAFNSQSHFSTLILVFCGRFLLTLICYGSGAIGGIFAPMLGIASIVSVAMARHFHLLFPSQIPEPAVMAIAGMGALVAATVRAPLTAILLTIEMTDNYFVILPLLVTCLVASVVAEALGGKPIYTVLLERTLAKQNRG encoded by the coding sequence ATGGCTGCCGATTTTGAAACCTCTAATCGACGCTGGTTAGATAAACTTCCCAGGAATTTAACCGATAGCGCCCGTTCTCTCCATCCCCGTACCCTTGTGGCGGCCATTGTGGTGGGGCTGATTACCGGTGTATTGGGGGCCGGTTTTAAATCCGCTGTGAACAATATGCTCCAGTGGCGATCGCAATTAGCACAAATACTTGCCCCCATACCGCCCTTGGCTTGGCTGGTCACCGCTCTGATCAGTGGTGGCATGGTAGCCCTCAGCTTTTGGTTAATGAAACGTTTTGCCCCGGACACCAGCGGCAGTGGTATTCCCCAAATTGAAGGGCATTTGGAAGGGAAACTTCCCCTGGTCTGGCAGAGGGTCTTGCCTATCAAATTAGTGGGGGGATTTTTATCCTTGGGAGCTGGTATGTTGGCGGGATTTGAAGGGCCAACGATTCAAATGGGGGGAAGCATTGGCCAGATGACTGGGGGGTGGTTCAAGGCAACTCAAGAGAATCAACGAATTTTAATTGCAGTGGGAGCCGGGGCCGGTTTGGCCACCGCTTTTAATGCGCCCCTGGCAGGGGTAGCTCTGATTGGGGAAGAAATGCATCCTCGTTTTCGTAGTCAAACCTTGGCGTACCATAGCCTACTATTTGGCTGTGTGATGGCCACTATTATTCTCAGAATGATTCGAGGGCAGTCCGCCATCATCAGCTTGACTGAGTTTAAACGGGTTCCCCTGGATTCCCTCTGGATGTTCATTATTTTGGGGATTTTATTTGGGGTGATGGGTTACACCTTCAACCGGGGTCTATTCAAAGTACTAGACTGGTTCGATCGCCTGCCGCCCCTAGCAACTAAATGGAAAGGGTTTTTGCTCGGTTCCATCATTGGCATTTTGTCCCTATTTCCCCTACCCCTCACCGACGGGGGAGACAATGCAGTGCTCTGGGCTTTTAACAGTCAATCCCATTTTTCTACACTCATACTGGTGTTTTGTGGCAGATTTTTGTTAACCCTGATCTGCTACGGCTCCGGGGCAATTGGCGGTATTTTTGCCCCCATGTTGGGCATTGCTTCCATTGTCAGTGTAGCCATGGCGAGACATTTCCATTTACTCTTTCCCAGTCAAATTCCTGAACCCGCTGTAATGGCGATCGCCGGCATGGGAGCTTTAGTAGCGGCAACGGTGCGAGCCCCATTAACTGCAATTCTGTTAACCATAGAAATGACGGACAACTATTTTGTGATTTTGCCTTTGTTAGTTACCTGCCTAGTGGCCAGTGTGGTGGCGGAAGCATTGGGGGGTAAACCCATTTATACAGTCTTGCTAGAAAGAACTTTAGCTAAACAAAACCGTGGCTAA
- the psbD gene encoding photosystem II D2 protein (photosystem q(a) protein), whose translation MTIAVGRAPVERGWFDVLDDWLKRDRFVFIGWSGLLLFPCAFMALGGWLTGTTFVTSWYTHGLASSYLEGANFLTVAVSSPADAFGHSLLFLWGPEAQGNLTRWFQIGGLWPFVALHGAFGLIGFMLRQFEISRLVGIRPYNAIAFSGPIAVFVSVFLMYPLGQSSWFFAPSFGVAGIFRFILFLQGFHNWTLNPFHMMGVAGILGGALLCAIHGATVENTLFEDGEDSNTFRAFEPTQAEETYSMVTANRFWSQIFGIAFSNKRWLHFFMLFVPVTGLWMSSVGIVGLALNLRAYDFVSQELRAAEDPEFETFYTKNILLNEGMRAWMAPQDQPHENFIFPEEVLPRGNAL comes from the coding sequence ATGACTATTGCAGTCGGACGCGCCCCAGTCGAAAGAGGATGGTTTGATGTCCTCGACGATTGGCTAAAGCGTGATCGTTTCGTATTTATTGGTTGGTCTGGTTTGCTGCTCTTCCCCTGTGCCTTCATGGCCCTGGGGGGATGGCTAACCGGCACCACCTTCGTTACTTCCTGGTACACCCACGGTCTAGCCAGTTCCTATCTAGAAGGAGCTAACTTTTTGACCGTGGCGGTCTCTTCCCCCGCCGATGCCTTCGGCCATTCCCTCCTGTTCCTCTGGGGACCCGAAGCCCAAGGTAACCTGACCCGCTGGTTCCAAATCGGTGGTTTGTGGCCCTTCGTTGCCCTCCACGGTGCCTTCGGTCTGATTGGCTTTATGCTGCGTCAGTTCGAAATTTCCCGTCTGGTTGGCATTCGTCCCTACAACGCCATCGCCTTCTCTGGTCCCATTGCGGTGTTTGTCAGTGTCTTTTTGATGTACCCCTTGGGACAATCCAGTTGGTTCTTTGCCCCCAGCTTTGGGGTAGCGGGAATCTTCCGGTTCATTTTGTTCCTGCAAGGGTTCCACAACTGGACTTTGAACCCCTTCCACATGATGGGAGTGGCAGGGATTTTGGGCGGCGCCCTCCTCTGTGCTATCCACGGTGCCACGGTGGAAAACACCCTGTTTGAAGATGGGGAAGATTCCAATACTTTCCGGGCATTTGAACCCACCCAAGCAGAAGAAACCTATTCCATGGTGACCGCTAACCGTTTCTGGTCTCAGATTTTCGGTATTGCTTTCTCCAACAAGCGGTGGTTGCACTTCTTCATGTTGTTCGTGCCGGTAACTGGTCTGTGGATGAGTTCCGTCGGTATCGTCGGTTTAGCCTTGAACCTACGGGCCTATGACTTTGTCTCCCAGGAGCTACGGGCGGCGGAAGACCCGGAATTTGAAACTTTCTATACGAAAAACATTTTGTTGAACGAAGGGATGCGCGCCTGGATGGCTCCCCAAGATCAACCCCATGAAAACTTTATCTTCCCTGAGGAGGTTCTCCCCCGTGGTAACGCTCTCTAA
- a CDS encoding IS630 family transposase, with product MLRELIKLYGSQAIVYIDESGFEAIQACIYAWSKKGKKVYGDRQGKRGVRENLVAGRRKGKKDLIAPMVFTGSLNAEGFEGWLKLYLLPSLDIPSILIMDNAPIHRKTAIKELAKEAGHEVLFLPKYSPDLNDIEHDFSALKRARMYAPIDTSLDEIIRSYCGV from the coding sequence ATGTTAAGAGAACTAATCAAGCTCTATGGTAGTCAAGCTATAGTTTACATAGATGAATCTGGATTCGAAGCAATCCAGGCTTGTATTTATGCCTGGTCAAAAAAAGGAAAAAAAGTTTATGGAGATAGACAAGGAAAAAGGGGAGTCAGAGAAAATCTAGTAGCAGGGAGAAGAAAGGGAAAAAAAGATTTGATTGCACCGATGGTTTTTACTGGGAGTTTGAATGCAGAAGGCTTTGAAGGATGGTTAAAATTATATTTACTACCCTCCCTCGACATTCCATCAATATTAATAATGGATAATGCTCCTATTCATCGTAAAACTGCCATTAAAGAATTGGCTAAAGAAGCAGGTCATGAAGTTCTTTTTTTGCCAAAGTATTCTCCTGATTTAAATGATATTGAGCATGACTTTAGTGCCTTGAAACGAGCTAGAATGTACGCTCCTATTGACACGTCTCTTGATGAAATTATCCGCTCTTACTGTGGCGTTTAG